The following are from one region of the Stanieria sp. NIES-3757 genome:
- the rps3 gene encoding 30S ribosomal protein S3, with protein MGQKIHPIGFRLGITKDHQSCWYADTKRYPELLQEDHLIRNYLAKELNNAGISQIRIERKADQIDLAIHTARPGVVVGRGGTGIEKLRTELQEAVGNNRQIRINVIEVSRVDADAALIAEYITQQLERRVSFRRVVRQAIQRAQRAEVQGIKIQVSGRLNGAEIARTEWVREGRVPLHTLRADIDYAYRTALTIYGILGVKVWVFKGEIIPGQEDIPAAVPNQAPRRQRRRQKFEDRSE; from the coding sequence GTGGGACAGAAAATACATCCAATTGGATTTCGTTTAGGGATTACTAAAGACCACCAGTCTTGCTGGTATGCCGACACCAAACGTTATCCAGAATTACTTCAAGAAGATCATCTGATTAGAAATTATTTAGCCAAAGAGTTAAATAATGCGGGAATTTCTCAAATTAGAATTGAGCGTAAAGCAGATCAGATTGACTTGGCAATTCACACGGCTAGACCCGGTGTTGTAGTAGGACGCGGTGGTACTGGAATTGAAAAATTACGTACTGAATTACAAGAAGCAGTTGGTAATAACCGCCAGATCCGCATTAATGTAATTGAAGTATCTAGAGTTGATGCTGATGCAGCTTTAATTGCCGAATACATTACTCAGCAACTTGAACGAAGAGTTTCTTTCCGTAGGGTGGTTCGTCAAGCGATTCAAAGAGCTCAACGAGCAGAAGTCCAAGGAATTAAAATTCAAGTTAGTGGTCGTCTTAACGGAGCTGAAATTGCTCGTACAGAGTGGGTAAGGGAAGGACGAGTTCCTTTACATACTCTTAGAGCAGATATTGACTATGCTTATCGCACAGCTTTGACTATCTACGGAATTTTAGGTGTCAAAGTTTGGGTTTTTAAAGGGGAAATTATTCCTGGACAGGAAGATATTCCTGCTGCTGTTCCTAATCAAGCTCCCCGCCGTCAACGTCGTCGTCAGAAATTTGAAGACCGTTCAGAATAG
- a CDS encoding ribosomal protein L14 yields the protein MIQQQTYLNVADNSGARKLMCLRVLGTGNCRYGGIGDVIIAVVKDAIPNMAVKKSDIVRAVIVRTKQSLRRESGMSIRFDDNAAVIINNDGNPRGTRVFGPVARELRDKNFTKIVSLAPEVI from the coding sequence GTGATTCAACAACAAACCTATCTCAATGTTGCCGATAACAGTGGAGCTCGTAAGCTGATGTGTTTGCGAGTTCTCGGAACTGGTAATTGTCGTTATGGTGGAATCGGCGATGTAATCATTGCCGTCGTCAAAGATGCCATTCCCAATATGGCAGTAAAAAAATCAGATATCGTTAGAGCAGTGATTGTTCGTACTAAACAATCTTTACGACGCGAAAGCGGTATGAGTATTCGCTTTGATGATAATGCTGCTGTAATTATCAACAACGATGGTAATCCTAGAGGAACTCGTGTGTTTGGACCAGTAGCACGAGAACTAAGAGATAAAAACTTTACTAAAATTGTTTCTCTGGCTCCGGAGGTAATCTGA
- the rpl22 gene encoding 50S ribosomal protein L22, producing MAIDNNNEVKAIARYVRMSPYKVRRVLDQIRGRQYREALIILEFMPYKACEPILKVLRSAVANAEHNAGLDPSSLVVSQAYADGGPAFKRYRPRAQGRAYQIRKPTCHITVAVAPEATAQ from the coding sequence ATGGCGATAGATAATAACAACGAAGTCAAAGCGATCGCTCGCTATGTCCGAATGTCTCCTTATAAAGTTCGGCGAGTCTTAGATCAAATTCGCGGTCGTCAATATCGAGAAGCGTTAATTATTCTCGAATTTATGCCTTACAAGGCTTGTGAACCAATTCTCAAAGTACTGCGTTCTGCTGTTGCCAATGCAGAACACAACGCTGGACTAGATCCTAGCAGCTTGGTCGTAAGTCAAGCTTATGCCGACGGCGGTCCTGCTTTTAAGCGATACCGTCCCAGAGCTCAAGGTCGTGCTTATCAAATTCGTAAGCCTACCTGTCATATCACTGTCGCTGTTGCTCCTGAAGCGACCGCACAATAG
- a CDS encoding ribosomal protein L16, with protein MLSPKRTKFRKQQRGRMRGMAYRGSTINFGDFALQATEPSWITSRQIEAARRAMTRYVRRGGKIWIRIFPDKPVTMRPAETRMGSGKGSPEYWVAVVKPGRIMFEMAGVSEEIAREAMRLAAQKLPIKTKFITRDEELV; from the coding sequence ATGTTAAGTCCCAAAAGAACCAAATTTCGTAAACAGCAACGCGGGCGGATGAGAGGCATGGCTTATCGAGGCAGCACCATTAATTTTGGTGACTTTGCTCTTCAAGCTACAGAACCGTCTTGGATTACTTCTCGTCAAATTGAGGCAGCTCGACGGGCAATGACTCGTTATGTTCGTCGTGGTGGTAAAATTTGGATTCGCATTTTTCCTGATAAGCCAGTAACTATGCGTCCTGCGGAGACTCGTATGGGTTCTGGTAAAGGCTCTCCTGAATATTGGGTGGCTGTAGTTAAACCAGGAAGAATTATGTTTGAAATGGCTGGTGTTTCTGAAGAAATAGCTCGTGAGGCGATGCGTTTAGCTGCTCAAAAACTACCAATTAAAACCAAGTTTATTACTCGTGATGAGGAGTTAGTCTAG
- a CDS encoding ribosomal protein L29 → MAFPSIEEARKLTEEELSEEILAAKRELFQLRLEQATRRLEKPHLFKHTKHRLAQLLTVERERQLKAATEE, encoded by the coding sequence ATGGCATTTCCCAGTATAGAAGAGGCTAGAAAATTAACTGAAGAAGAATTATCTGAAGAAATTTTGGCAGCTAAACGAGAACTTTTTCAATTAAGACTAGAACAAGCAACTCGTCGTTTAGAAAAGCCTCATTTATTTAAACATACTAAACACCGTCTTGCTCAATTACTAACCGTTGAGCGAGAACGTCAACTCAAAGCTGCGACAGAGGAGTAA
- a CDS encoding ribosomal protein L18, producing MKSSRKELVQRRHQRIRRKVNGTAERPRLSVFRSNQHVYAQIIDDVAQHTLAAASTLDSGLKAELSSRATCEASAAVGKLVAQRALEQGITKVVFDRGGNLYHGRIKALAEAAREAGLDF from the coding sequence ATGAAGTCTTCTCGTAAAGAATTAGTACAACGTCGTCATCAACGAATACGCAGAAAAGTAAACGGCACTGCCGAACGCCCTCGTTTATCTGTGTTTCGTTCTAATCAGCATGTTTATGCTCAAATAATCGATGATGTTGCTCAACACACTTTAGCAGCAGCATCTACTCTAGATTCTGGTTTAAAAGCAGAATTATCGTCTCGTGCTACTTGCGAAGCGTCGGCTGCTGTAGGTAAATTAGTTGCTCAACGAGCATTAGAGCAAGGAATAACCAAAGTAGTCTTTGACCGAGGCGGTAATCTTTACCATGGTCGAATTAAAGCTTTAGCTGAAGCTGCTCGCGAAGCAGGTTTAGATTTCTAA
- a CDS encoding ribosomal protein L6 signature 1 has translation MSRIGKRPIPIPNKVTVDIKERYVSVKGPKGTLERELPSLVSVKQEGETLLVVPEDGSRKARERHGLSRTLVANMVSGVADGFEKRLQIQGVGYRAQAQGKKLTLNVGYSKPVEMTMPDGIQVAVEKNTEITVSGIDKEVVGNVAAKIRAVRPPEPYKGKGIRYLGEVVRRKAGKTGKK, from the coding sequence ATGTCTCGCATTGGCAAGCGTCCCATTCCGATTCCCAATAAAGTAACAGTTGATATCAAAGAACGTTACGTTTCAGTTAAAGGTCCTAAAGGAACTTTGGAGCGAGAATTACCAAGCCTCGTTTCCGTTAAACAAGAAGGAGAAACTCTACTGGTTGTTCCAGAAGACGGATCTCGTAAAGCGCGTGAACGTCATGGTCTTTCCCGTACTCTAGTTGCCAATATGGTTTCTGGAGTAGCTGATGGATTTGAAAAGCGTCTGCAAATTCAAGGTGTAGGTTATCGCGCCCAAGCTCAAGGCAAAAAGTTGACCCTCAACGTTGGTTACAGTAAGCCAGTAGAAATGACTATGCCTGATGGGATTCAGGTAGCAGTAGAGAAAAATACTGAAATTACTGTTAGCGGTATTGATAAGGAAGTTGTTGGTAACGTAGCTGCTAAAATTCGAGCGGTACGTCCTCCCGAACCATACAAAGGTAAAGGGATTCGTTATTTAGGGGAAGTTGTTAGACGTAAAGCTGGTAAAACAGGTAAGAAATAA
- a CDS encoding ribosomal protein S8, with protein sequence MAANDTISDMLTRIRNACMVKHPTTQVPATNMTRSIAQVLASEGFIDGYEESGEGIKKYLVITLKYKGKNRQPIINTLKRVSKPGLRVYSRQKDLPRVLGGIGIAIISTSHGVMTDREARRQGIGGEILCYVW encoded by the coding sequence ATGGCGGCAAACGATACTATCTCAGATATGCTGACTCGCATTCGTAATGCCTGTATGGTCAAGCATCCAACTACCCAAGTACCGGCAACCAACATGACTCGCAGCATCGCACAAGTCCTTGCTAGTGAAGGATTTATTGATGGTTACGAAGAATCAGGTGAAGGCATCAAAAAATATTTGGTAATTACCCTTAAATATAAAGGTAAAAATCGTCAACCAATTATTAACACTCTCAAACGAGTAAGCAAACCAGGATTGCGAGTTTACTCAAGACAAAAAGACTTACCTCGTGTCCTTGGTGGCATTGGTATTGCAATTATTTCTACCTCTCATGGGGTGATGACAGACCGCGAAGCTCGTCGTCAGGGAATTGGCGGTGAAATCCTCTGTTATGTCTGGTAG
- the rpl23 gene encoding 50S ribosomal protein L23: MTNYNPRYLADLTIKPIVTEKATLLMEQNKYVFDVLPKATKPEIKAAIESLFDVTVTKVNTLRLPRRKRRVGRFLGYKPQYKRAIITLQEGDSITLFPEV; the protein is encoded by the coding sequence GTGACTAACTATAATCCTCGGTATTTAGCCGATTTAACAATCAAACCGATTGTGACAGAAAAGGCAACTTTGTTAATGGAGCAAAACAAATATGTATTTGATGTTTTGCCTAAAGCTACTAAACCAGAAATTAAAGCAGCTATAGAAAGTTTATTTGATGTCACAGTAACTAAGGTGAATACTCTGCGTTTACCTCGTAGAAAACGTAGAGTAGGTAGATTCCTCGGCTACAAACCTCAGTACAAAAGAGCAATTATCACCTTACAAGAAGGAGACTCAATTACTCTGTTTCCTGAAGTATAA
- a CDS encoding ribosomal protein L4/L1e, translated as MVNCIVKNWQGENVGEATLELKVAKEESASHIVHRALVRQMNNARQGTASTKTRAEVRGGGRKPWRQKGTGRARAGSIRSPLWRGGGVIFGPKPRDFSVKMNRKERRLALRTAFTSRAEDLIVVENFAEQLTRPKTKEVVTALTRWGVDAEAKVLLIVTEIPENVYLSVRNLDNLKLLKATNLNIYDILEANKIVATTDALEQIQEVYRD; from the coding sequence ATGGTTAATTGTATAGTCAAAAACTGGCAAGGGGAAAATGTCGGCGAGGCAACCCTAGAATTAAAAGTAGCCAAAGAAGAAAGTGCATCTCATATTGTTCATCGAGCTTTAGTGAGACAGATGAATAACGCTCGTCAAGGTACTGCCTCTACTAAAACTAGAGCAGAAGTCAGAGGTGGTGGCCGTAAACCTTGGCGACAAAAAGGAACTGGTCGCGCTCGTGCCGGTTCAATTCGTTCTCCTCTGTGGCGTGGTGGTGGTGTAATATTTGGACCTAAACCAAGAGATTTTAGTGTCAAGATGAACCGCAAAGAGCGGCGTTTGGCTCTCAGAACCGCTTTTACTAGTCGAGCCGAAGATTTAATAGTAGTAGAAAATTTCGCCGAGCAACTTACTCGTCCCAAAACCAAAGAAGTAGTTACAGCTTTGACAAGATGGGGAGTAGATGCAGAAGCCAAAGTTTTGTTGATTGTAACTGAGATTCCCGAAAACGTTTATCTGTCGGTGCGCAATCTTGACAATCTCAAACTGCTCAAAGCAACTAACTTGAATATTTACGACATCTTAGAAGCCAATAAAATTGTTGCGACTACTGATGCTTTAGAGCAAATCCAGGAGGTATATCGTGACTAA
- a CDS encoding ribosomal protein S19, with product MGRSLKKGPFIADSLLTKIEKLNEQNKKEVIKTWSRASTILPQMVGHTIAVHNGRQHVPVFVSDQMVGHKLGEFAPTRTFRGHAKSDKKARR from the coding sequence ATGGGTCGTTCATTAAAAAAAGGTCCTTTTATTGCAGATAGCTTACTCACCAAAATTGAAAAGCTAAACGAGCAAAACAAAAAAGAAGTTATTAAAACTTGGTCACGAGCTTCTACTATTCTGCCTCAAATGGTAGGTCACACTATTGCGGTTCACAATGGTCGTCAGCACGTACCAGTGTTTGTGAGCGATCAAATGGTTGGACACAAATTAGGAGAATTTGCTCCTACTCGTACTTTTAGAGGTCATGCTAAGAGCGATAAAAAAGCTCGCCGATAA
- the rplB gene encoding ribosomal protein L2 — MGIRSFRPYTPGTRQATVSDFAEITKTKPEKSLTKYKHRAKGRNNRGVITSRRRGGGHKRLYREIDFKRDKYNINAEIIAIEYDPNRNARIALVQYEDGEKRYILAPAGIKVGMTIMSGTDAPIEIGNALPLSKIPLGETVHNVELRAGRGGQIVRAAGTAAKVMAKEGDYVTIGLPSKEVRMVRKECYATIGQVGNAEARNIKLGKAGRTRHLGKRPEVRGSAMNPVDHPHGGGEGRAPIGRSGPVTPWGKPALGVKTRKRNKPSNKLIVRRRR, encoded by the coding sequence ATGGGTATTCGTTCATTTAGACCATACACTCCTGGAACTCGTCAAGCTACAGTTTCAGATTTTGCTGAAATTACCAAAACTAAACCCGAAAAATCTCTAACTAAATACAAACATAGAGCCAAAGGTCGCAATAATCGTGGCGTAATTACTAGTCGTCGTCGTGGTGGTGGACACAAACGCCTCTATCGTGAAATTGATTTTAAGAGAGATAAATATAATATCAACGCAGAAATTATTGCTATTGAATATGACCCGAATCGTAATGCTCGCATTGCTTTAGTGCAGTATGAAGATGGCGAAAAACGTTATATTCTTGCACCTGCTGGGATCAAAGTAGGTATGACGATTATGTCTGGGACTGATGCTCCCATCGAAATTGGCAACGCTTTACCTTTGAGCAAAATTCCTTTAGGAGAAACAGTTCACAACGTAGAGCTTAGAGCTGGCAGAGGTGGACAAATAGTCCGTGCTGCTGGTACTGCTGCCAAAGTAATGGCAAAAGAAGGAGACTACGTCACCATCGGGCTACCATCCAAAGAAGTCAGAATGGTACGTAAAGAATGCTACGCCACCATTGGGCAAGTAGGTAACGCCGAAGCTAGAAACATTAAACTAGGAAAAGCAGGGCGTACTCGTCATCTAGGTAAAAGACCAGAGGTTAGAGGTAGTGCAATGAACCCTGTAGACCACCCCCATGGAGGTGGAGAAGGGCGCGCTCCCATTGGTAGAAGTGGGCCAGTGACACCTTGGGGTAAACCTGCATTAGGAGTTAAAACTCGTAAACGCAACAAACCTAGCAACAAATTGATTGTCCGTCGTCGCCGTTAA
- a CDS encoding NADH dehydrogenase I subunit N codes for MALITTGKSFIRALEKSGALGLYVPLEGGSEGRYQRRLRAAGYHTINLSARGLGDLDAYLMKLHGIRPPHLGKKTIGQEAAVGHIYYVPPIAGYQLEALPNNSKGLVLWILEGNILSRQEIEYLINLPKIEPRIKVALELGGERYFNWKPLSETLIAA; via the coding sequence ATGGCACTGATTACCACTGGAAAGTCATTTATCCGCGCTCTAGAAAAATCAGGAGCTTTAGGCTTATATGTTCCATTAGAGGGTGGCTCTGAAGGAAGATATCAAAGACGTTTAAGGGCTGCTGGCTATCATACAATTAATTTAAGTGCTAGAGGATTGGGCGATTTAGATGCCTATCTCATGAAACTTCACGGTATTCGCCCGCCTCATTTAGGGAAAAAAACCATTGGGCAAGAAGCTGCTGTAGGACATATTTATTATGTACCACCTATTGCAGGTTATCAGTTAGAAGCACTGCCAAATAATTCTAAAGGTTTGGTACTGTGGATTTTGGAAGGAAATATTTTATCTCGTCAAGAAATTGAGTACTTAATTAATTTACCAAAAATTGAGCCTCGGATTAAAGTAGCGTTAGAGCTAGGAGGAGAGCGTTATTTTAACTGGAAACCTTTATCCGAAACTTTAATAGCAGCTTAG
- the rpsQ gene encoding 30S ribosomal protein S17, producing the protein MAVKERVGLVVSDKMDKTVVVAIENRSPHPKYGKIVVKTQKYKVHDENNQCKIGDRVKIRETRPLSRTKRWAIAEILESKD; encoded by the coding sequence ATGGCAGTCAAAGAAAGAGTTGGATTAGTGGTAAGCGATAAAATGGATAAAACTGTCGTTGTTGCCATAGAAAACCGCTCTCCTCATCCAAAATACGGCAAAATCGTTGTTAAAACCCAAAAATATAAAGTACACGACGAAAATAATCAATGTAAAATTGGCGATCGCGTAAAAATTCGCGAAACTAGACCTCTGAGCCGTACTAAGAGGTGGGCGATCGCTGAAATTCTCGAATCAAAAGATTAA
- a CDS encoding ribosomal protein S5, translating into MAKTQSRKKRNRAKEKETNWQERVVQIRRVSKVVKGGKKLSFRAIVVVGNEKGQVGVGVGKAADVIGAVRKGVADAKKQLIEVPLTKSNSITHVINGAAGGARVFMRPAAPGTGVIAGGAVRTVLELAGVKNILAKQLGSNSPLNNARAAIDALETLRAFSEVAKERGIPLEQIYA; encoded by the coding sequence ATGGCAAAGACTCAGTCACGGAAAAAAAGAAACCGTGCTAAAGAAAAAGAAACTAATTGGCAAGAAAGAGTAGTTCAAATTCGCCGTGTTAGTAAAGTTGTCAAAGGGGGTAAAAAACTTAGTTTTCGAGCCATAGTTGTAGTTGGCAATGAAAAAGGACAAGTAGGAGTCGGAGTTGGCAAGGCAGCTGATGTAATTGGCGCAGTTCGCAAAGGCGTAGCGGATGCGAAAAAACAACTAATCGAAGTTCCTTTAACCAAATCCAACTCGATTACCCATGTAATCAATGGTGCTGCTGGCGGAGCTAGAGTATTTATGCGTCCTGCTGCTCCTGGTACTGGTGTAATCGCTGGTGGTGCTGTCAGAACAGTTTTGGAATTAGCAGGCGTTAAGAACATTTTGGCAAAACAACTGGGTTCTAATAGTCCTCTTAATAACGCTAGAGCAGCTATTGATGCTTTAGAAACTTTACGCGCTTTCTCAGAAGTTGCTAAAGAAAGAGGTATTCCGCTTGAGCAAATCTATGCTTAA
- the rplE gene encoding 50S ribosomal protein L5 yields the protein MVQKLKITYQEQIVPKLQQQFDYQNIHQVPKVIKVVVNRGLGEASQNAKALESSLNELGVITGQKPVVTRAKKAIAGFKIRKGMPVGVMVTLRGERMYAFLDRLINLALPRIRDFRGVSPKSFDGRGNYSLGVREQLIFPEIDYDSIDQIRGMDISIITTANTDEEGRALLKEMGMPFRNN from the coding sequence ATGGTACAAAAACTCAAAATAACTTACCAAGAACAAATCGTACCTAAACTACAACAGCAATTTGATTATCAGAATATTCATCAAGTTCCTAAAGTAATCAAAGTTGTGGTTAACCGTGGATTAGGAGAAGCATCTCAAAATGCTAAAGCTCTTGAATCCTCTCTAAATGAGTTAGGTGTAATTACTGGACAAAAACCAGTAGTAACTAGAGCCAAAAAAGCGATCGCAGGATTCAAAATTCGTAAAGGAATGCCTGTTGGGGTAATGGTTACTTTACGAGGAGAGCGAATGTATGCTTTTCTAGACCGTTTGATTAATTTAGCCTTACCTCGTATTCGAGACTTTCGCGGTGTTAGCCCTAAAAGTTTTGATGGTAGAGGCAATTATAGTCTTGGTGTCAGAGAACAGTTAATTTTCCCAGAAATAGACTATGACAGTATTGACCAAATTCGAGGAATGGATATCTCGATTATCACAACGGCAAATACTGACGAAGAAGGTCGCGCATTACTCAAAGAAATGGGCATGCCCTTCCGCAATAACTAA
- a CDS encoding type I restriction-modification enzyme R subunit, with protein sequence MNKKHLSERDICTKFITPALEKAGWNVQTQIREEFSLTKGRIIVRGKLHTRGKNKRADYVLFYKPNMPIAVLEAKDNNHSVGDGMQQALEYADLLQVPFVFSSNGARLLFHNKINTDGVIEREIEFEAMPSPETLWRLWSQHQGLNEAQQEIVTQDYYSDGSNKIPRYYQLLAINKTIEALAQRQNRILLVMATGTGKTFTVFQIIWRLWKSRTKKRILFLADRNILVDQTMTNDFKPFGSAMKLKIGFITRRISIAP encoded by the coding sequence ATGAATAAAAAGCACCTCTCGGAACGGGATATTTGTACGAAGTTTATTACTCCTGCGTTAGAGAAGGCAGGTTGGAATGTGCAAACCCAGATTCGAGAGGAGTTTTCTTTGACCAAGGGGCGGATTATTGTTCGGGGAAAGCTACATACCAGAGGCAAGAATAAACGGGCAGATTATGTGCTTTTTTATAAGCCGAATATGCCGATCGCTGTACTAGAAGCGAAAGATAATAATCATTCTGTTGGGGATGGGATGCAGCAGGCTTTAGAGTATGCAGATTTGTTGCAAGTACCGTTTGTTTTCAGTTCTAATGGCGCTCGCTTATTGTTCCATAACAAAATTAATACCGATGGAGTTATCGAACGGGAAATCGAATTTGAGGCAATGCCGTCGCCAGAGACTTTATGGCGGTTATGGTCGCAACATCAGGGTTTGAATGAAGCACAACAGGAAATTGTGACTCAGGATTATTACAGCGATGGGAGTAATAAAATACCTCGCTACTATCAGCTTCTGGCAATTAATAAAACCATTGAAGCGCTCGCCCAAAGGCAAAACAGAATTTTGTTAGTCATGGCAACGGGGACGGGTAAAACCTTTACAGTGTTTCAAATTATTTGGCGGTTGTGGAAGTCGCGGACGAAAAAGCGGATCTTATTTTTGGCAGACCGCAATATTTTAGTAGACCAAACCATGACCAATGATTTTAAACCGTTTGGTTCGGCAATGAAATTGAAGATCGGATTTATAACCAGAAGGATTTCGATCGCTCCTTAG
- a CDS encoding ribosomal protein L24: MANSKNQVKNPKMHVKKGDTVQVISGRDKGKVGEVLQAIPQSSQVVIKGVNIRTKHVKAQQEGESGQIATFEAPIHSSNVMLYSTKEKVASRVCYTFTEDGRKVRMLKKTGEIID, from the coding sequence ATGGCAAATTCTAAAAATCAGGTTAAAAACCCCAAAATGCATGTCAAAAAAGGTGATACCGTTCAAGTCATTTCTGGTCGCGATAAAGGCAAAGTAGGCGAAGTTCTACAAGCAATACCCCAATCGAGCCAAGTGGTGATTAAGGGAGTAAACATTAGAACTAAACACGTTAAAGCTCAACAAGAAGGGGAATCAGGTCAAATTGCTACCTTTGAAGCTCCCATTCATAGTTCTAACGTCATGCTCTACTCTACTAAAGAGAAAGTTGCTAGTCGAGTTTGCTACACTTTCACCGAAGATGGTCGCAAAGTACGTATGCTGAAAAAAACTGGAGAAATTATTGATTAA
- the rplC gene encoding ribosomal protein L3, whose translation MAVGILGTKLGMTQIFDKETGSAIPITVVQAGPCVITQIKTKATDGYDSIQIGYGEVKEKALNKPELGHLKKSGATPLRHLKEYQIDDVSTFELGQSIKADLFSAGEIVDVTGTTIGRGFAGYQKRHNFKRGSMSHGSKNHRLPGSTGAGTTPGRVYPGKRMAGRYGASQVTIRKLMVVEIDSEKNLLLIKGAVPGKAGALLSIAPSNIVGKK comes from the coding sequence GTGGCTGTCGGCATTCTCGGCACAAAACTGGGCATGACCCAAATATTTGACAAGGAAACGGGTAGTGCTATCCCTATTACCGTTGTTCAAGCTGGTCCTTGTGTCATTACTCAAATTAAAACCAAAGCAACAGACGGCTATGACTCCATTCAAATCGGATATGGAGAAGTAAAAGAAAAGGCTTTAAATAAACCAGAATTAGGTCATTTAAAAAAATCTGGAGCTACGCCTTTACGTCATCTCAAAGAATATCAAATTGATGATGTTTCGACTTTTGAGCTTGGTCAATCAATTAAAGCCGATCTTTTTAGTGCTGGAGAAATCGTTGATGTAACTGGTACTACCATTGGTAGAGGCTTTGCTGGTTATCAAAAACGTCATAACTTCAAACGTGGGTCGATGTCTCACGGTTCAAAGAATCACCGTTTGCCCGGTTCAACTGGAGCAGGAACTACTCCTGGTCGTGTTTATCCTGGCAAAAGAATGGCAGGACGTTATGGTGCTAGCCAAGTAACCATTCGCAAGCTCATGGTAGTCGAAATAGATTCTGAAAAAAATCTACTACTCATCAAAGGAGCTGTTCCTGGAAAAGCAGGAGCCTTGTTAAGTATAGCTCCAAGTAATATCGTCGGAAAAAAATAA
- a CDS encoding ribosomal protein L15, whose product MKLNELTPKPGSKKRRRRIGRGISAGQGASGGFGMRGQKSRSGTGTKPGFEGGQMPLYRRIPKLKHFPLVNPKQYTTINVSQLNSLPANGEVTLESLITNGIVTSNDGSLKVLGNGELNVALVVKAAAFTASARQKIEAAGGSCEVIE is encoded by the coding sequence ATGAAATTAAACGAACTTACCCCCAAACCTGGCTCAAAAAAACGTAGACGTAGGATTGGTCGTGGCATTTCTGCGGGACAAGGCGCAAGTGGTGGTTTTGGAATGCGTGGTCAAAAATCTCGTTCTGGAACTGGAACTAAACCCGGCTTTGAAGGTGGACAAATGCCCCTTTATCGTCGAATTCCTAAACTAAAACATTTTCCTTTAGTTAATCCTAAACAATACACCACGATTAATGTAAGTCAATTAAATTCTTTGCCAGCGAATGGTGAAGTAACATTAGAATCGTTAATCACAAATGGTATTGTCACCAGTAATGATGGTTCTCTCAAAGTTTTAGGCAATGGCGAATTAAATGTCGCTTTGGTTGTGAAAGCAGCAGCTTTTACAGCTAGTGCTAGACAGAAAATAGAAGCTGCTGGTGGCAGTTGTGAAGTAATTGAATAA